In Sporosarcina psychrophila, a genomic segment contains:
- a CDS encoding ABC transporter ATP-binding protein, whose translation MISVQNLNHSFKIGKKGKEKRVPVLKGLTFDVAEGEIVSIVGKSGSGKSTLLHIMAGFLTPESGEISVQGIQTSAFNEVESAKFRLDHFGFVFQNFQLMPGLTAFENVELPLTLKGINKSGRQKKVKDLMQSVGLTDVQDHYPNELSGGQQQRVSIARALITDPPIIFADEPTGSLDSETEQDVLLLIQSLNKTRGITFVIITHDDEVAQTANRVYRMHDGVLTEGGAQHAI comes from the coding sequence ATGATTAGTGTGCAAAATTTAAATCATTCATTCAAAATCGGCAAGAAAGGTAAAGAAAAGCGAGTTCCGGTGTTGAAGGGGTTAACGTTTGATGTTGCGGAGGGTGAAATTGTATCGATTGTTGGCAAAAGTGGTTCGGGTAAATCAACGCTTCTTCATATTATGGCAGGATTCCTAACGCCTGAAAGTGGAGAAATCAGTGTGCAAGGCATTCAGACCTCTGCATTCAACGAGGTGGAAAGTGCGAAGTTTCGATTAGATCATTTCGGTTTCGTCTTTCAAAACTTTCAACTCATGCCTGGATTGACAGCATTTGAAAATGTTGAACTGCCACTGACATTAAAGGGCATCAACAAAAGTGGGCGACAGAAGAAAGTAAAAGACCTGATGCAGAGCGTTGGACTCACGGATGTGCAAGACCATTATCCAAATGAATTATCGGGAGGTCAGCAACAGCGAGTCAGTATTGCGCGTGCGCTTATAACGGATCCGCCAATCATTTTCGCCGATGAGCCGACAGGTAGTCTCGACTCGGAAACAGAACAGGACGTTCTTTTGCTTATCCAGTCGCTCAATAAAACACGGGGCATCACATTCGTCATCATTACACACGACGATGAAGTGGCACAAACAGCGAATCGCGTATACAGAATGCATGACGGCGTATTAACGGAAGGCGGTGCACAGCATGCAATTTAA
- a CDS encoding ABC transporter permease has translation MQFKDQISFVGQHIKKNKMRVFMTVLAATMGTAFLIVLASVGFGLHETIRGEVLSNRLVTQIEVFSSEMDEEKVVELKKRDHVKAVVFRQNLGAEQQSSIGDFTGNSQLVVTDFTEEKKANFELQEGRLPEKVNEVVVGSNFAESLMNQQDENEDGEFTTYDGKLIGEQFNYQIGDDEGEMIEDKMMLTIVGIGKKPAKDWEQDQKIYADASIIPDLEKIYYAHVDKPVDDNTDAQQLFYGNVNVYADKLENVKAISTALKDDGYSVYSISEELDQLDVFFLALKAGLVFVGTIAILIASIGIFNTMTMAVTERTREIGVMKAIGADPKLIQRLFLMESAWIGIVGTVLAVVISYGVSIVSNYVLPIIVTAALGEEDFGDMTVTFSVIPWQLVVIASTISIGVAMISGWRPARKATKIDVINALRQEL, from the coding sequence ATGCAATTTAAGGACCAGATTAGTTTCGTAGGGCAACATATCAAGAAAAATAAAATGCGTGTTTTTATGACCGTGCTTGCGGCCACGATGGGAACAGCCTTTTTAATTGTGCTCGCGTCCGTTGGATTCGGCCTACACGAAACGATTCGGGGAGAGGTCTTATCGAACCGACTTGTGACACAAATTGAAGTGTTCTCAAGTGAGATGGATGAAGAGAAAGTTGTAGAGCTGAAGAAACGGGATCATGTAAAAGCAGTTGTATTCCGCCAAAACTTAGGGGCAGAACAGCAGTCTTCAATTGGTGATTTCACTGGGAATAGTCAACTCGTTGTGACGGATTTTACAGAAGAAAAGAAAGCGAATTTCGAGCTTCAGGAAGGACGTTTACCTGAAAAAGTGAACGAAGTCGTCGTGGGAAGCAATTTCGCAGAGTCCTTGATGAATCAACAAGATGAAAATGAAGATGGTGAATTTACTACATATGACGGAAAATTGATTGGAGAACAGTTCAACTATCAAATCGGTGACGATGAAGGTGAAATGATTGAGGATAAAATGATGCTCACGATAGTGGGAATCGGAAAGAAACCTGCGAAAGATTGGGAGCAGGATCAAAAAATATACGCTGACGCATCTATTATTCCAGATTTAGAAAAAATCTATTATGCACATGTAGACAAGCCAGTGGATGATAATACAGACGCACAGCAATTATTTTATGGCAATGTAAACGTCTATGCGGATAAATTAGAAAATGTGAAAGCAATCTCTACTGCATTAAAAGACGATGGATATAGTGTGTATTCCATATCCGAAGAACTTGATCAATTAGATGTCTTTTTCCTAGCGTTGAAAGCTGGACTTGTATTCGTTGGGACAATTGCGATCTTAATTGCATCTATCGGAATATTTAACACGATGACAATGGCTGTGACAGAGCGGACGCGTGAAATCGGAGTTATGAAAGCAATCGGGGCAGATCCGAAATTAATCCAACGACTATTCCTGATGGAAAGTGCGTGGATTGGTATAGTTGGGACGGTTCTTGCAGTTGTTATTTCCTATGGGGTGAGCATTGTGTCGAATTATGTGCTGCCAATAATTGTTACGGCGGCGCTCGGTGAAGAAGATTTTGGAGATATGACTGTTACGTTCTCCGTTATTCCATGGCAACTTGTGGTTATCGCTTCTACGATCAGCATAGGCGTCGCAATGATTTCAGGGTGGCGACCAGCGCGTAAAGCGACGAAAATTGATGTCATCAATGCGTTGAGGCAGGAACTCTAA